Proteins encoded within one genomic window of Clupea harengus chromosome 10, Ch_v2.0.2, whole genome shotgun sequence:
- the rgs8 gene encoding regulator of G-protein signaling 8, whose translation MKTRLGCLSIKSDSYNDFSEFLPPAQAGPAKCIKLSTEEVTRWADSFDILLSDKCGLTAFRTFLKSEFSDENIEFWMACEDYKKIKSPAKLMSKAEKIYKEYIDVQAPREINIDFRTREETKQGLQEPTPTSLNLVQARVYSLMEKDSYPRFLRSKFYQDLLNKTHLHCQRKSV comes from the exons ATGAAAACCAGGCTAGGCTGCCTATCCATTAAGTCTGACTCCTATAATGACTTCTCTGAATTCCTGCCACCTGCACAGGCCGGGCCTGCTAAATGCataaa GTTATCAACGGAGGAAGTCACGCGATGGGCTGATTCATTTGACATTCTCCTGTCCGACAAGT gTGGCTTAACGGCCTTCAGAACATTTCTTAAATCGGAGTTCAGCGATGAGAACATTGAGTTCTGGATGGCATGTGAAGACTACAAAAAGATCAAATCACCTGCAAAACTGATGTCAAAAGCTGAGAAGATTTACAAGGAGTACATTGATGTCCAGGCACCGAGAGAG ATAAATATTGACTTCAGGACCAGAGAGGAGACCAAGCAAGGTCTTCAAGAGCCAACTCCCACCAGCCTCAATCTCGTGCAAGCCAGAGTGTACAGCCTGATGGAGAAAGACTCCTATCCCCGCTTTCTAAGATCCAAATTCTATCAGGACTTGCTTAACAAGACTCATCTACACTGTCAAAGGAAGTCAGTTTGA
- the rgs16 gene encoding regulator of G-protein signaling 16 — translation MCKGLAALPASYLERVKEFKARFGSFLQRQDWSLPFLPYKEGKPRPTLEECLQWKESFEKLLSSKHGLYAFRAFLISEFSEENIAFYLACEDFKKTRSAAKLPSKAERIFNEFIGTEAPREVNIDHETQDITKANLLHPTTSCFEKAQHLIYILMEKDCYPRYLRSAGYRDLISQLTFGKQHPMCQKKA, via the exons ATGTGCAAAGGACTAGCTGCGCTGCCTGCCTCATACCTTGAAAG AGTGAAGGAATTTAAGGCTCGCTTTGGAAGCTTCCTCCAAAGACAAGACTGGAGTCTGCCCTTCCTGCCCTACAAAGAAGGAAAACCCAG ACCTACCTTGGAGGAATGTTTGCAGTGGAAAGAATCATTTGAAAAGCTTCTGTCAAGTAAAC ATGGATTGTACGCCTTCAGGGCCTTCTTGATTTCGGAGTTCAGTGAGGAGAACATTGCCTTCTACTTGGCATGTGAAGACTTCAAAAAGACCAGATCAGCAGCCAAGCTACCATCCAAGGCAGAGAGAATATTCAATGAGTTCATCGGGACTGAAGCACCCAGAGAG GTTAATATTGACCATGAGACCCAGGATATCACCAAAGCCAACTTGCTTCATCCGACAACATCCTGCTTTGAAAAGGCACAGCACCTGATCTACATCCTGATGGAGAAAGACTGCTATCCACGGTATCTGCGCTCCGCCGGATACAGAGACCTCATCAGTCAGCTCACGTTCGGCAAACAGCATCCAATGTGCCAGAAGAAGGCGTGA